From a single Botrytis cinerea B05.10 chromosome 4, complete sequence genomic region:
- the Bcsts1 gene encoding Bcsts1: MNVLLPTQASFFSSPHRNPIHTPISPHTNLRMGSRKRKADDDGLDDKMSISPTNSPALATRQIPRPSKKVRANEVTGRPLNLPRLLETLDAQSLRAVLQTICERHPEIGSEIVTSAPRPSVESTLGVLSKYQNELREAFPYGGSPGSDYAYDRVKQQLTNLIDALVDFTPHYLPPNEQQTATSLSFLDSATKIVHDLPNWDSQSHKHHKDNAYDEISRAWALVISEASKRGGGFQLHSGGWDQRLARHNDQSGGKMQMAVDALGTNLGWMGGSSGDPDSIRNQLLSGRYGTNQSVPVGARW, from the exons ATGAACGTTTTGCTTCCAACTCAAGCGTCGTTCTTTTCATCACCTCACCGTAACCCCATTCATACTCCAA TCTCTCCACACACAAACCTCAGAATGGGCAGTCGAAAACGAAAAGCCGATGACGATGGCCTCGATGACAAAATGTCTATTTCTCCTACAAACAGCCCCGCCCTGGCCACACGACAAATTCCCCGACCCTCCAAGAAAGTTCGAGCCAACGAAGTCACCGGCCGGCCTCTTAATCTCCCCCGTCTTCTCGAAACCCTAGATGCTCAGTCATTGAGAGCAGTTCTCCAAACTATATGCGAAAGACACCCAGAGATCGGCTCGGAAATTGTCACTTCAGCACCAAGACCATCTGTGGAATCCACTCTTGGCGTCCtttccaaatatcaaaacgaATTACGAGAAGCCTTTCCTTACGGTGGCAGTCCTGGATCGGATTATGCCTACGATCGAGTTAAGCAACAGCTCACAAATCTGATTGATGCTTTGGTCGATTTCACACCGCATTACCTCCCACCGAACGAACAGCAAACCGCTACCTCTCTCAGCTTCCTCGATAGTGCCACCAAAATTGTGCACGATCTTCCCAACTGGGACAGTCAGTCTCATAAACATCACAAGGACAATGCATACGACGAAATTTCAAGGGCTTGGGCCTTGGTGATTAGTGAAGCCTCCAAGCGTGGGGGAGGATTCCAGCTTCATTCTGGTGGATGGGACCAAAGACTTGCTAGACATAATGATCAGAGTGGAGGAAAGATGCAAATGGCAGTCGATGCACTCGGTACAAATCTTGGTTGGATGGGAGGTAGTTCTGGAGATCCAGATTCTATCCGCAATCAACTCCTTTCAGGTCGCTATGGTACTAATCAGAGTGTACCAGTAGGAGCTCGCTGGTAA
- the Bcrad52 gene encoding Bcrad52, whose product MPAPGEQHSGRAIANPFEEVKPRISEYTAQEIATLQSRLEKQLGPEYISSRAGPSGHKVHYIAAEKCIQLANEVFGFNGWSSQIIETQVDFVDENATTLKVSLGLSVIVRVTLKDGTFHEDVGYGHIENCKGKAAAFEKAKKEGTTDGLKRALRNFGNVLGNCIYDKDYLAKVTKIKVQPVKWDVENLHRHSTFAPQVVAKKEIDAPKIVEKAQAQGAGPASTSLSGDDTLIGDDEFGDFDDADFNVEDPNAHPDEVALALPRAASHHFNNARNSNNVPSGSTGPPNQSRTAGPSGPPVPMIKSGPLVQPNRPPEAGDPNITRNNHHPPAPRTPNAGLARSISAAGPNARAPQDLVQPNRPANLVNAFPGRVLNQPNRPQPQPQTASGPPSPSRNNDITDEMPPPGAGFTSARAASLLPQDHTPSQVPPANLNLPAFNPNLESPSIRRTPGVDQKSSKPLSRDLKPVPASQAQVSTANPPQAQPASRPVVAGNRNMNLGNPQLDTTRRIGAPGSPSPMNMGNRNSYKPPTMMKRPMPEANRAPLTDLQTNGNGTAGDAHENGDAKRQRLNGM is encoded by the exons atgcCTGC TCCAGGCGAACAGCATAGTGGACGAGCGATCGCGAACCCATTCGAGGAGGTCAAACCGCGCATATCAGAATACACAGCACAAGAAATTGCTACATTACAAAGTAGACTAGAGAAACAACTAGGGCCCGAATATATTTCATCGCGAGCAGGACCATCGGGACATAAGGTTCATTATATCGCGGCGGAGAAATGTATTCAGCTTGCCAACGAGGTTTTTGGATTCAATGGTTGGTCGAGTCAAATCATCGAGACACAAGTAGACTTTGTGGATGAAAATGCTACCACTTTGAAGGTTAGCTTAGGACTCTCGGTCATTGTTAGAGTTACGTTGAAGGACGGCACTTTTCATGAAGATGTGGGGTATGGACATATTGAGAACTGTAAAGGCAAGGCGGCGGCCTTTGAGAAGGCGAAGAAAGAGGGGACGACGGATGGGTTGAAGAGGGCGTTGAGAAATTTTGGGAATGTGTTGGGTAATTGCATCTATGATAAGGATTATCTGGCCAAGGTTACGAAGATTAAGGTCCAACCTGTCAAGTGGGATGTCGAGAATCTACACAGACATTCGACGTTTGCTCCACAAGTAGTCGCGAAGAAGGAGATTGATGCACCAAAGATTGTGGAAAAGGCTCAGGCTCAGGGCGCTGGACCGGCGAGTACAAGCTTATCAG GCGATGACACACTGATAGGAGATGATGAGTTCGGAG ATTTCGATGATGCCGATTTCAACGTTGAAGATCCGAATGCTCACCCAGATGAAGTTGCACTTGCTCTCCCACGGGCTGCTTCACACCATTTCAACAATGCCAGAAACAGTAACAATGTACCCTCTGGAAGTACAGGGCCACCAAACCAAAGCCGAACTGCTGGGCCCTCGGGACCTCCAGTTCCCATGATCAAGAGTGGACCGTTAGTTCAACCAAATCGGCCACCAGAGGCCGGTGACCCAAACATCACTCGCAATAATCATCATCCACCGGCACCACGGACGCCCAATGCAGGTCTCGCAAGATCGATCAGCGCAGCAGGACCTAATGCTCGCGCTCCCCAAGACCTAGTCCAACCCAATCGTCCTGCTAACCTTGTTAACGCATTCCCTGGCCGCGTCTTAAATCAACCCAACAgacctcaacctcaaccccaaACAGCATCCGGtcccccatccccatctcgTAACAATGACATAACCGATGAAATGCCCCCGCCAGGAGCCGGGTTCACCTCTGCTCGCGCCGcatccctcctccctcaagATCACACACCCTCCCAAGTCCCCCCTGCAAACCTTAACCTCCCTGCCTTCAACCCCAATCTCGAATCCCCATCTATCCGGCGTACCCCAGGTGTTGACCAAAAATCCTCCAAACCGCTTTCTCGCGACTTAAAACCCGTTCCTGCGTCTCAGGCTCAAGTTTCTACTGCTAATCCACCACAAGCCCAGCCAGCTTCCCGCCCAGTTGTCGCTGGAAATAGGAATATGAATTTGGGAAATCCGCAGTTAGATACCACGAGACGGATTGGTGCCCCTGGTAGTCCAAGTCCAATGAATATGGGAAATAGGAACAGTTATAAACCGCCtacgatgatgaagaggccGATGCCGGAAGCGAATAGAGCTCCGCTGACAGACTTACAGACGAATGGTAACGGAACGGCGGGGGATGCGCATGAAAATGGGGATGCGAAGAGACAGAGGTTGAATGGGATGTAG